A part of Arachis hypogaea cultivar Tifrunner chromosome 12, arahy.Tifrunner.gnm2.J5K5, whole genome shotgun sequence genomic DNA contains:
- the LOC112728972 gene encoding F-box/kelch-repeat protein At3g23880-like isoform X2 produces the protein MRRGPIPVDDDAVPKKGKVVTTTGGWPELLRCTTTKPPPILLDELIAEILLRIPARSLIPLRNSVCSSWRTLISSSQFAKDHLRRSMAVDPALTHPLMAYYSQTYSYPIIGVFSVRSVMEKPPHEPTKVVPYEGRRYRLIIGSCNGLLCLHDEECEDGLMRHRAMLWNPCTGFTSPPLEHGGIFSICGFGYDHVNDKYKLFATLDKKSRMFTFGPKSTWRTIQDFPRNFRDCNYRGYLVDRVGLFGFR, from the exons ATGAGGAGGGGTCCCATTCCTGTTGATGATGATGCTGTTCCGAAGAAGGGGAAGGTTGTCACAACCACCGGGGGGTGGCCGGAACTGCTCCGCTGTACCACGACAAAACCACCGCCTATCCTTCTGGACGAGCTCATAGCGGAAATCCTGCTGAGGATACCGGCGAGGTCTCTCATTCCATTAAGGAACAGCGTCTGCAGTTCATGGAGAACCCTAATTTCCAGTTCCCAATTTGCCAAGGACCACCTTCGGCGTTCAATGGCGGTGGATCCAGCCTTGACCCACCCACTCATGGCCTATTATAGCCAAACCTACTCATACCCCATAATCGGAGTGTTCTCCGTACGATCTGTGATGGAGAAGCCTCCCCATGAACCCACTAAAGTAGTTCCCTATGAGGGACGACGCTACCGCCTCATCATTGGCTCTTGCAATGGATTGTTGTGCTTGCACGATGAAGAGTGTGAGGATGGATTAATGCGCCATCGTGCCATGCTATGGAACCCCTGCACTGGATTCACTTCTCCGCCGCTTGAACATGGAGGTATCTTCTCCATTTGTGGATTTGGTTATGATCATGTGAATGACAAGTATAAGCTTTTCGCGACTCTGGATAAGAAATCACGCATGTTTACATTCGGCCCAAAATCTACCTGGAGAACAATCCAGGATTTCCCCCGTAATTTTCGTGACTGCAATTACAGGGGTTATCTGGTGGATCGTGTAGGGCTTTTT GGATTCAGATGA
- the LOC112728976 gene encoding uncharacterized protein, producing MDFYLVSSNRITLKFKHTRIYNLHLRLHSNLNLHTIARNSSRSLFLSMAHSDDDVLGLGNKALSGTKRKSPDDSSEEEKEKEDKGFQVESPDNNNKRPRTEEENVLEEEEQNQLGELGCSPDVANQMMNHSRFLLLLKRYPLEARDYSLMTETRNLIGQVQFLAMNVSEYPDFSRQFPEAGRIPCVTLFHGFQVLAWCPMDEGTTAENVAALGAPDN from the exons ATGGACTTTTATCTCGTTTCATCTAATAGGATTACACTTAAATTTAAACACACGCGCATATATAATTTACACTTAAGATTACACTCAAATTTGAATTTGCACACAATCGCGCGAAATTCTTCTCGATCCTTGTTTCTTTC GATGGCTCACAGCGATGACGATGTCCTAGGTCTGGGAAATAAGGCTCTGAGCGGCACCAAAAGGAAGTCTCCTGATGACTcctcagaagaagaaaaggagaaggaGGACAAGGGATTCCAAGTGGAATCTCCAGATAACAATAACAAAAGACCAAGGACAGAAGAGGAGAATGTCCTTGAAGAGGAGGAGCAGAATCAACTTGGAGAATTGGGATGCAGTCCTGATGTTGCAAACCAAATGATGAACCATTCTCGCTTCCTTTTGTTACTCAAAAGGTATCCTCTTGAGGCCAGGGATTACTCcctcatgactgaaacaaggaaTCTGATTGGTCAAGTTCAGTTTCTTGCTATGAATGTATCGGAATATCCTGATTTTTCGAGGCAATTCCCTGAAGCGGGGAGGATTCCTTGTGTGACACTTTTTCACGGATTCCAAGTACTTGCTTGGTGTCCAATGGATGAGGGTACTACTGCAGAGAATGTTGCTGCCCTGGGAGCTCCAGACAATTGA
- the LOC112728978 gene encoding thymidine kinase a-like: MNEKYGHDAYRKLDVIGIDEFCCKAADEDGKIVIVAGLDGDYLRKSFGSVLHIIPLADTELCCKRAFFTLRKTQETQTELIAGSDVYMPVCRYHYINSEVVTETSKNVLESVKRNNDSLLDVATRF, encoded by the exons ATGAATGAAAAATATGGTCATGATGCTTATCGAAAG TTGGATGTGATTGGTATAGATGAGTTCTGCTGCAAGGCTGCTGATGAAGATGGTAAAATTGTGATTGTTGCTGGCCTGGATGGTGATTACTTGAG GAAAAGCTTTGGTTCTGTGCTTCACATAATACCGCTTGCTGATACTGAATTATGCTGCAAGCGTGCTTTCTTCACTCTCAGGAAGACACAAGAGACACAAACTGAACTGATTGCTGGTTCTGATGTCTACATGCCAGTGTGCCGATATCACTATATTAACAGTGAAGTTGTCACTGAAACTTCAAAGAATGTGTTGGAATCTGTCAAACGCAACAATGATTCACTTCTTGATGTAGCCACAAGGTTTTAG
- the LOC112728972 gene encoding F-box/kelch-repeat protein At3g23880-like isoform X1, whose product MRRGPIPVDDDAVPKKGKVVTTTGGWPELLRCTTTKPPPILLDELIAEILLRIPARSLIPLRNSVCSSWRTLISSSQFAKDHLRRSMAVDPALTHPLMAYYSQTYSYPIIGVFSVRSVMEKPPHEPTKVVPYEGRRYRLIIGSCNGLLCLHDEECEDGLMRHRAMLWNPCTGFTSPPLEHGGIFSICGFGYDHVNDKYKLFATLDKKSRMFTFGPKSTWRTIQDFPRNFRDCNYRGYLVDRVGLFVSGTGTLNWLFHRYVSFVWVLSLDLVKETYNQFSLPSRDSDDDNRVAPQLGILRDCLAVCYETKKTHSTVWLMKEYGVPQSWTKLAIIPHHPLLGRSPSSLRPIYMLKDVLLAFAPSGKFVLCNLNDGSIDIPNIDNSSDGMPKLCPLTQHSSGRIFQLYHESLVSPFHFGLPSCSSEMRLIKPSL is encoded by the coding sequence ATGAGGAGGGGTCCCATTCCTGTTGATGATGATGCTGTTCCGAAGAAGGGGAAGGTTGTCACAACCACCGGGGGGTGGCCGGAACTGCTCCGCTGTACCACGACAAAACCACCGCCTATCCTTCTGGACGAGCTCATAGCGGAAATCCTGCTGAGGATACCGGCGAGGTCTCTCATTCCATTAAGGAACAGCGTCTGCAGTTCATGGAGAACCCTAATTTCCAGTTCCCAATTTGCCAAGGACCACCTTCGGCGTTCAATGGCGGTGGATCCAGCCTTGACCCACCCACTCATGGCCTATTATAGCCAAACCTACTCATACCCCATAATCGGAGTGTTCTCCGTACGATCTGTGATGGAGAAGCCTCCCCATGAACCCACTAAAGTAGTTCCCTATGAGGGACGACGCTACCGCCTCATCATTGGCTCTTGCAATGGATTGTTGTGCTTGCACGATGAAGAGTGTGAGGATGGATTAATGCGCCATCGTGCCATGCTATGGAACCCCTGCACTGGATTCACTTCTCCGCCGCTTGAACATGGAGGTATCTTCTCCATTTGTGGATTTGGTTATGATCATGTGAATGACAAGTATAAGCTTTTCGCGACTCTGGATAAGAAATCACGCATGTTTACATTCGGCCCAAAATCTACCTGGAGAACAATCCAGGATTTCCCCCGTAATTTTCGTGACTGCAATTACAGGGGTTATCTGGTGGATCGTGTAGGGCTTTTTGTAAGTGGCACTGGCACTCTTAATTGGCTTTTTCACCGCTATGTTAGTTTTGTGTGGGTTCTTTCCCTTGACTTGGTCAAAGAGACTTATAATCAGTTTTCCCTTCCCAGCAGGGATTCAGATGATGATAACCGGGTGGCTCCCCAATTGGGTATCTTGAGGGATTGTCTTGCTGTTTGTTATGAGACTAAGAAAACTCATTCGACTGTCTGGTTGATGAAGGAGTATGGAGTTCCTCAGTCTTGGACTAAATTGGCCATAATCCCCCACCACCCGCTACTCGGTCGTAGTCCTTCAAGCCTACGGCCTATATACATGTTGAAAGATGTTCTTCTTGCGTTTGCTCCGAGTGGCAAGTTtgttttatgtaatttaaatgatGGCAGCATAGATATTCCTAATATTGACAACTCCAGTGATGGCATGCCCAAACTTTGTCCTTTAACTCAGCACTCATCTGGAAGGATCTTTCAACTCTATCATGAAAGCTTAGTTTCACCGTTTCACTTTGGTCTTCCAAGTTGCTCATCTGAAATGCGGTTAATTAAGCCGAGCCTATAA